A genome region from Cucurbita pepo subsp. pepo cultivar mu-cu-16 chromosome LG02, ASM280686v2, whole genome shotgun sequence includes the following:
- the LOC111788454 gene encoding DExH-box ATP-dependent RNA helicase DExH11-like produces MDPIEATKELSFRVGFSGHSGHLRVEPLSTVERSSPVRSLPDFILPPAFPKETPETIKGYIEETYLQPRLDPDEFSPEKVGRQWDFDWFEMAKVYLDPSQPRSVVVPTWVLPFERPKKDGTTGGTWEPCSVQEYPNSWNVYEDQSLFKTSPVENLVCFNTLVSL; encoded by the exons ATGGATCCAATTGAAGCAACAAAAGAGCTTTCGTTTCGTGTCGGTTTTTCCGGCCACAGCGGCCATCTCAGAGTCGAGCCTCTTTCAACTGTGGAGCGCTCCAGCCCTGTTAGATCGCTCCCGGATTTCATACTT CCTCCCGCATTTCCTAAGGAAACTCCCGAAACAATAAAGGGCTACATAGAAGAGACTTATCTCCAGCCGAGGTTAGACCCTGATGAATTTTCCCCTGAAAAAGTGGGAAGACAGTGGGATTTTGATTGGTTTGAAATGGCAAAAGTATATTTGGATCCATCACAACCAAGATCAGTTGTGGTTCCCACTTGGGTGTTGCCATTTGAACGACCAAAGAAGGACGGAACAACTGGAGGGACATGGGAACCTTGTTCTGTGCAG GAATATCCTAACTCGTGGAACGTTTATGAGGACCAAAGTTTATTCAAGACCTCGCCAGTTGAAAATCTGGTTTGTTTTAATACCTTGGTTTCATTATAA
- the LOC111788754 gene encoding zinc finger CCCH domain-containing protein 40-like, with product MAHRLLRDLEADGWERSDFPIICESCLGDNPYVRMTKADYDKECKICTRPFTVFRWRPGRDARYKKSEICQTCSKLKNVCQVCLLDLEYGLPVQVRDTALSINSNDSIPKSDVNREYFAEEHDRKARAGIDYESSFGKARPNDTILKLQRTTPYYKRNRAHVCSFYIRGECTRGSECPYRHEMPETGELSQQNIKDRYYGVNDPVALKLLNKAGEMPSLEPPEDESIRTLYVGGLDARVTEQDLRDNFYAHGEIESIRMVLQRACAFVTYTTREGAEKAAGELSNKLVVKGLRLKLMWGRPQAPKPESEGSDEAKQAAVAHSGMLPRAVISQQHSQLHPPGTHDQPQPMHYYNMPPPPPQQERAFYPSMDPQRMGALISTHDSGAPHSGPASSTEARPGSEKQHQQGHQYPYHAMHPPPPHAQYQQQFYPPYGYVQQHYPQYPPYHSNMPPPPQPQPQPQPPPGSHQYQQHSAPQGSAPQSQGGASSGSAPLGSTPSASAPSSTSSEPASS from the exons ATGGCGCATCGGTTGCTGAGGGATCTGGAAGCTGATGGATGGGAGCGCTCCGATTTCCCCATCATCTGCGAGTCTTGCCTTGGTGATAACCCCTATGTTCGCATG ACGAAAGCTGATTATGACAAAGAATGCAAAATTTGCACGCGACCATTTACAGTTTTCAGGTGGAGACCTGGACGCGATGCCAGATATAAGAAATCTGAGATTTGCCAGACTTGCAGTAAGTTAAAAAATGTATGTCAAGTTTGCCTTTTGGACCTTGAATATGGCTTACCAGTTCAGGTTCGAGATACTGCCCTGTCTATCAACTCCAACGATTCTATTCCTAAGAGCGATGTGAATAGGGAATATTTTGCCGAGGAGCATGATCGGAAG GCTAGAGCTGGTATTGATTATGAGTCCTCCTTTGGAAAGGCTCGGCCAAACGATACTATTCTGAAACTTCAACGAACTACCCCCTATTACAAGAGGAACCGTGCACATGTTTGTAGTTTTTATATTAGGGGTGAATGTACTAGAGGTTCGGAATGCCCTTACAGACATGAGATGCCTGAAACTGGAGAGTTGTCCCAGCAAAATATTAAGGATCGTTATTATGG GGTTAACGATCCAGTTGCACTGAAGCTTCTTAACAAGGCTGGAGAGATGCCTTCTCTGGAACCTCCAGAGGATGAGAGTATTAGAACCTTGTATGTGGGTGGTCTTGATGCTCGAGTCACCGAACAAGATCTTCGTGATAACTTTTATGCTCATGGTGAAATTGAATCCATCAGAATGGTGCTACAGCGGGCATGTGCTTTTGTGACCTACACCACCAGGGAAGGTGCAGAGAAGGCTGCAGGAGAGCTTTCTAACAAGCTGGTAGTAAAGGGCCTTAGGCTGAAATTGATGTGGGGTAGACCTCAAGCACCAAAACCAGAGTCGGAGGGTTCTGATGAAGCAAAGCAAGCAGCAGTGGCTCACAGTGGAATGCTGCCGCGGGCCGTTATCTCGCAGCAGCACAGCCAATTACACCCTCCGGGAACGCATGATCAACCTCAACCTATGCACTACTACAATATgccgccaccaccacctcAGCAGGAGAGAGCATTCTATCCCTCAATGGACCCTCAAAGAATGGGAGCTTTGATTTCGACTCATGATTCGGGGGCACCCCATAGCGGACCTGCTAGTTCAACAGAAGCTAGACCCGGTTCGGAGAAACAACACCAGCAGGGACATCAATATCCATATCACGCAATGCACCCACCACCACCACATGCACAATATCAACAGCAATTTTATCCGCCATATGGGTATGTGCAGCAACATTATCCACAATACCCTCCTTATCATTCGAACATGCCACCCCCACCCCAGCCCCAGCCTCAGCCCCAGCCCCCTCCAGGTAGCCATCAATACCAGCAGCATTCTGCACCACAAGGCTCTGCCCCTCAGTCGCAAGGAGGAGCATCTTCAGGTTCAGCACCGCTGGGATCGACGCCTTCAGCATCTGCTCCATCTTCAACTTCTTCTGAACCTGCATCATCATAG